From Erinaceus europaeus chromosome 9, mEriEur2.1, whole genome shotgun sequence, one genomic window encodes:
- the LOC132540379 gene encoding uncharacterized protein LOC132540379 isoform X5, producing the protein MAEPGSAQARSRAGANSGHLWTAPTAAAPNQRCEEVGLIRERLPGIGRHGAVVNPVRLGERARLPDSRTLPDTSASVKRKIFKFIVDSEPTKTEMVFELLPTPATENKVRANWEMSPERLSESSFSRTSLLQAFSD; encoded by the exons ATGGCGGAGCCGGGAAGCGCACAGGCCAGGAGCAGAGCCGGCGCCAACTCCGGACACCTCTGGACCGCCCCCACGGCCGCCGCACCCAATCAGCGCTGCGAGGAGGTGGGACTAATACGAGAGAGGCTTCCAGGGATTGGTCGACATGGCGCTGTCGTGAATCCGGTAAGATTGGGCGAGCGCGCCAGACTTCCGGATTCCCGCACGCTCCCTGACACGTCGGCTTCCGTAAAGAG aaaaatctTTAAGTTTATTGTTGATTCAGAACCAACAAAAACTGAGATGGTCTTTGAACTGCTCCCCACCCCAGCAACAGAGAACAAAGTGAGGGCAAACTGGGAAATGTCTCCAGAGAGATTATCTGAATCTTCTTTTTCCAG
- the SSR3 gene encoding translocon-associated protein subunit gamma — MAPKGGFKQQSEEDLLLQDFSRNLSAKSSALFFGNAFIVSAIPIWLYWRIWHMDLIQSAVLYSVMTLVSTYLVAFAYKNVKFVLKHKVAQKREDAVSKEVTRKLSEADNRKMSRKEKDERILWKKNEVADYEATTFSIFYNNTLFLVLVIVASFFILKNFNPTVNYILSISASSGLIALLSTGSK, encoded by the exons ATGGCTCCTAAAGGCGGCTTTAAACAGCAATCGGAGGAAGATCTGCTCTTGCAGGATTTTAGCCGCAACCTCTCGGCTAAGTCGTCCGCACTCTTCTTTGGGAACGCCTTCATCGTGTCGGCCATCCCTATCT GGCTCTATTGGCGAATATGGCATATGGACCTAATTCAGTCTGCTGTTCTGTACAGTGTGATGACCCTTGTCAGCACATACTTGGTAGCCTTTGCATACAAAAATGTGAAATTTGTTCTCAAGCACAA agtgGCACAAAAGAGGGAGGATGCTGTTTCCAAAGAAGTGACTCGAAAACTCTCTGAAGCCGATAACAGAAAGATGTCTCGGAAGGAAAAGGATGAAAG GATCTTGTGGAAGAAGAATGAAGTTGCTGATTATGAAGCAACTACATTTTCCATCTTCTATAACAACACTCTCTTCCTGGTCCTGGTCATCGTTGCTTCCTTCTTTATATTGAAGAACTTCAACCCTACAGT GAATTACATTTTGTCTATAAGTGCTTCATCAGGCCTCATCGCCCTCCTGTCCACTGGTTCCAAGTAG